In the Rubrivivax gelatinosus IL144 genome, GATCGAGCGCCCTTCGCCGACCGGCCCCAGCTTCTCGGCCGTCTTGGCCTTGACGTTGACGCGGTCGACGCCGATCGCCAGCAGCTCGGCGATGCGCGTGCGCATCGCGGCTATGTGCGGCGCCATCTTCGGCGCCTGGGCGACGATGGTGGAGTCGACGTTGACGATCTCCCAGCCGGCGGCGCGCACGCGACGCGCGCATTCGGCCAGCAGCACGCCAGAGTCGGCGCCCTTGAACTCGGCCGCGGTGTCGGGGAAATGGCTGCCGATGTCGCCCAGGCCGGCGGCGCCGAAGAGCGCGTCGGTGATCGCGTGCAGCAGCGCGTCGGCATCGCTGTGGCCGAGCAGGCCGTGGCTGTGCGGGATGGTCACGCCGCCGAGGATCAGCGGACGGCCGGCCACGAGCTGGTGGGTGTCCCAGCCCTCGCCGATACGGAAGTTCATCGTGTCTCCAGCAGACGGGCGGCCAGCGCGAAGTCGGCCGGCCAGGTGACTTTCAGGTTCTCCAGGTCGCCGGGCACCAGCCGCGGCGCCAGCCCCAGCGCCTCGACGGCGCTGGACTCGTCGGTGACGTGTTCGCCGGCCTCCGCCAGCGCACGCGCCAGCAGGCCGATGCGGAACATCTGCGGCGTCTGCGCCGCCCACTTGCCGGCGCGTGGCACGGTGTCGGCGACACGGCCGGCTTCCTCGGCTTTCAGCGTGTCGGCCAGCGGCAGCGCCAGCAGCCCGCCGACCGGGTCGGCGAGGCAGGCATCGATCAGGCGCTCGACCCACTCGGGGCGCAGCAGGCAGCGTGCGGCGTCGTGCACCAGCACCCAGTCCTCGTCGTGGGCGCCGAGTTCGCGCAGCACCGGCAGGCCGTTGGCGACACTCTCGGCCCGCGTGGCGCCACCGCAGCGGGAGAGCCAGCCGGCCCAGCCGGGCACCGCGGTCTCGAACTGCGTGTCCTCGGGCGACAGCACGACCAGCGTGCCCGCCAGCCGCGGCACCGCGGCCAGCGCCGCCAGCGTGTGCGCGACGACCGCCCGGCCGGCCAGCGGCGCGTATTGTTTGGGGCCACCGGCACCGGCCCTCAGGCCGACACCGGCGCACGGAACCAGGGCAAAACAGCGGGTCGGCGGCACAGTCATGCAGCGATTCTAGAATCGCGCCTCCCATGCAGATTCCGACCATTGCCCCGGGCAAGCGCTTCACGCTGCCGCGCCCGGTGGGTTCGGCCGACGCCCTGCTGCTGGCCCGCCTGGCCGCAGCGCGCAAGGCCGAGCAGCGCCTGCTGGCCGTCGTCACGGCCGATCCCGCCGACACCACCCGCCTCGCCGAAGAGCTGCCGTTCTTCGACCCCGGCCTGCGCGTGGCCGTCTTCCCCGACTGGGAGACGCTGCCCTACGACACCTTCAGCCCGCACCAGGACCTGATCTCCGAGCGCCTGGCGACGCTGTGGCGCGTGCAGCAAGGCGAGGTCGACGTCGTGCTGATGCCGGCCACGACCGCGCTGGTGCGGCTGGCGCCGCCCTCGTTCATGGCGGGCTACACCTTCCACTTCAAGCAGAAGGCGCGGCTGGACGAAGCGAAGCTGAAGTCGCAGCTGACGCTGGCCGGCTACCAACACGTGAGCCAGGTCGTGTCGCCGGGTGAATACGCGGTGCGCGGCGGGCTGATCGACCTGTACCCGATGGGCTCGCTCGTGCCCTACCGCGTCGACCTGTTCGGCGACGAGGTCGACTCGATCCGCACCTTCGACCCCGACAGCCAGAGAAGCCTCTACCCGGTGCCCGAGGTGCGGCTGCTGCCCGGGCGCGAGTTCCCGATGGACGAGGCGGCGCGCACCGCCTTCCGCGCGCGCTGGCGCGAGAAGCTCGACGGCGACCCGACGCGCTCGCGCATCTACAAGGACATCGCGCAAGGCATCGCAACCGGCGGCATCGAGTACTACCTGCCGCTGTTCTTCGACGAGATCGCCAGCGTCTTCGACTACCTGGGCGAGACCGCCGCAGTCGCGCTGCACGGCGAGGTCGACCAGGCGCTGGAGCGTTTCTGGACCGACACACGCGAGCGCCACCGCTTCCTGCAGCACGACCCGGAACGCCCGCTGCTGCCGCCCGAGGCGATCTTCCTGCGCCCGGACGAGTTCTTCGGCCGCACCCAGCCGCATGCGACGCTGGCCTTGCGCGGCAACGAGCCGGTGGACTGGGCGCGGCCGCTGCCCGACATCGCCGTCGACCGCGGCGCGCCCGAGCCGCTGGCCGGGCTCGAACGCCATCTGAAGGCGACGCCGCACCGCGTGCTGCTGGCAGCAGAGAGCGAAGGCCGGCGCGAAAGCCTGCTGGAGCTGCTGCGCGACCACCGCATCGACCTGCCGACGGTCGCCAACCTGGCCGAGTTCCTGTCCGGCGACGAACGTTTCGCCATCGTCGCCGCGCCGCTGGCCCAGGGCTTCCACTGGCACGAGCCGGCCGCCGGCGTGTCGCTGCAGTTACTGACCGAGACCGAGCTCTTCGCCACCGCGCCGCAGGCCCGCCGGCGGCGCAAGCAGGAGCAGACCAGCAACGTCGACGCGCTGATCAAGGACCTGTCGGAGCTGAAGATCGGCGACCCCGTGGTGCACATGAACCACGGCATCGGCCGCTACCGCGGCCTGGTCGAGATCGACGCCGGCGAAGGCCCGAGCGAGTTCCTGCACCTGGAGTACGCCGACAAGGCGACGCTGTACGTGCCGGTGGCGCAGCTGCACCTGATCAGCCGCTACACCGGCGTCAGCGCCGAAGAAGCGCCGCTGCACAAGCTGGGCTCGGGCCAGTGGGACAAGGCGCGGCGCAAGGCCGCCGAGCAGGTGCGCGACACCGCCGCCGAGCTGCTGAACCTGTACGCCCGGCGTGCCGCGCGCGAAGGCTTCGCGCACCGCTTCAGCCCGCACGACTACGAGGCCTTCGCCGCCAGCTTCGGCTTCGAGGAGACGCCCGACCAGCGCGCCGCGATCCACGCCGTCATCCAGGACATGATCAGCCCGCGGCCGATGGACCGGCTGGTCTGCGGCGACGTCGGCTTCGGCAAGACCGAGGTCGCGCTGCGTGCCGCCTTCGTCGCGGTGCACGCCGGCAAGCAGGTGGCGCTGCTGGCGCCGACCACGCTGCTGGCCGAGCAGCACTACCAGACGCTGGTCGACCGCTTCGGCAAGTGGCCGGTGAAGATCGCCGAGCTGTCGCGCTTCCGCTCGGCCAAGGAAGTGAAGGCGGCGCTCGAAGGCATCGCCGACGGCACGGTGGACATCGTCGTCGGCACGCACAAGCTGCTCAGCTCCGACTGCAAGTTCGCGCGCCTGGGCCTGTTGATCATCGACGAGGAGCACCGCTTCGGCGTGCGCCACAAGGAGGCGATGAAGGCGCTGCGCGCCGAGGTCGACGTGCTGACGCTGACGGCCACGCCGATCCCGCGCACGCTGGGCATGGCGCTCGAAGGCCTGCGCGACCTGTCGGTCATCGCCACCGCGCCGCAACGGCGGCTGGCGATCAAGACCTTCGTTCGCAGCGAGAACAACTCGACGATCCGCGAAGCCGTGCTGCGCGAGTTGAAGCGCGGCGGCCAGGTCTACTTCCTGCACAACGACGTCGAGTCGATCCAGGCGCGGCGCCAGAAGCTGGAGGAGCTGCTGCCCGAGGCTCGCATCGGCGTCGCCCACGGCCAGATGCCCGAGCGCGAGCTGGAACACGTGATGCGCGACTTCGTCGCCCAGCGCCACAACGTGCTGCTGTGCTCGACGATCATCGAGACCGGCATCGACGTGCCGACGGCCAACACCATCGTCATCAGCCGCGCCGACAAGTTCGGCCTGGCGCAGCTGCACCAGCTGCGTGGGCGTGTCGGCCGCAGCCACCACCAGGCCTACGCCTACCTGCTGGTGCCCGACGTCGAGGCGCTGACCAAGCAGGCGGCGCAGCGGCTGGAGGCGATCCAGCAGATGGAGGAACTGGGCAGCGGCTTCTACCTCGCGATGCACGACCTGGAGATCCGCGGCGCCGGCGAGGTGCTGGGCGAGAACCAGAGCGGCAACATGATGGAAGTCGGCTTCCAGCTCTACAACGACATGCTGTCGGAAGCCGTGCGCTCGCTGAAGGCGGGCAAGGAGCCCGACCTGCTGTCGCCGCTGGCCGCGACCACCGAGATCAATTTGCACGCCCCGGCGCTGCTGCCCGACGCCTATTGCGGCGACGTGCAGACCCGGCTGAACCTCTACAAGCGCCTGGCCACCGCCGAGAAGGGCGAGCAGATCGACGCGCTGCTGGAGGAGATCACCGACCGCTTCGGCAAGCTGCCGGCGCAGGGCCAGGCGCTGTTCGACACCCACCGCCTGCGCGTGCTGGCGCGGCCCTACGGCGTGCAGAAGATCGACGCCGGGCCCAAGGTGATGAACATCGTCTTCCGCCCCAACCCGCCAATCGAGCCGCTGCGCATCATCGAGCTGGTGCAGAAGAACCGCGCGATCAAGCTCGCCGGCAACGACAAGCTGCGCATCGACCGCGAGATCGCCGACGCGAAGGATCGTGCGCAGTACGTGCGCGACGTGCTGCGTGCGCTGGGCCAGCCGCGCCCCGCCTGAGGACCCCATGGACGCCATCGAACACGCCCCCGGCCTGCACATCCGCGGCTTCCAACCGCCGCTGCGGCTCTCCGACTTCCGGCTGGTGGCGTTCGACATGGACTCGACGCTGATCAACATCGAGTGTGTCGACGAGATCGCACGCGCCGCCGGCCGCTACGACGAGGTCGCGGCGATCACCGAGGCGGCGATGCGCGGCGAGATCAGCGACTACAAGGAGAGCCTGCGCCGGCGCATGGCGCTGCTGGCCGGCGTGCCCGAGGCGGCGCTGCACCAGGTCGCCGAGCAGCGGCTGCAGCTGAATCCCGGCGTCGAAGCCTTCGTCGCCGCCTGCCAGGCCGCCGGGCTGAAGACGATGCTCGTCTCCGGCGGCTTCAGCTTCTTCAGCGAACGCGTGCGCCAGCGCCTGAAGCTGGACTTCGCGCGCGCCAACACGCTGGGCATCGCCCACGGCAAGCTCACCGGCACGCTGCTGCAGCGGCCCTGGGGCGACATCGTCGACGGCGCCGAGAAGCGCCGCGTGCTACTCGAGGTGGCCGAGCTGATGGGCATCGAACCCTCGCAGGCCATCGCCGTCGGCGACGGTGCCAACGACCTGCCGATGATGGGCGCCGCCGGCCTGTCGATCGCCTACCACCCGAAACCCGCCGTCGCCGCCGAGGCGATGATCGCGATCACCTCCGGCGGCCTCGACCGCGCGCTCGAGGTGCTGCGGGCCTGATCCCGCGAGGCGACTGACCGACATCAAGACTCGGCCGGCCGGTCGCGGCGGACCGCCGCCCCGATGACAGAATTCCGCGTCCCCCAGGAGATGCGATGACGACGAAGTTCCTGCTCGAAGAAAGCCGCATGCCGCGGCACTGGTACAACATCGTGGCCGACCTGCCGGTGCCACCGGCGCCGCCGCTGCACCCGGCCACCAAGCAGCCCGTCGCGCCGGCCGACCTGGAGCCGCTGTTCACGCGCTCGCTGATCGAGCAGGAGATGGCGACCGAGCGCGAGATCGAGATCCCCGAGCCGATCCGCGAAGTCTTCCGCCTCTGGCGCCCGGCGCCGCTGATCCGCGCCCGCCGCCTCGAGCAGGCGCTGCAGACGCCGGCCAAGATCTTCTTCAAGTACGAAGGCGTGTCGCCGGCGGGCAGCCACAAGCCCAACAGCGCCGTGCCGCAGGCCTGGTACAACGCCCAGGCCGGCATCCGCAAGCTGAGCACCGAGACCGGCGCCGGCCAGTGGGGCTCGTCGCTGGCCTTCGCCGGCGCGCTGTTCGGGCTGGAGGTCAAGGTCTTCCAGGTGCGCGTGTCCTACGACCAGAAACCGTACCGCCGCGCGCTGATGGAGACCTACGGCGCCACCTGCATCCCCTCGCCTTCGCCCGAGACCGCCGCCGGCCGTGCCGCGCTGGCCGAGCGCCCGGACCACCCCGGCTCGCTGGGCCTGGCGATCAGCGAGGCCGTCGAGGTCGCGGCGACGAACGACGACACCAAGTACGCGCTGGGCTCGGTGCTCAACCACGTGCTGCTGCACCAGACCATCATCGGCCAGGAAGCGATGCTGCAGATGGAGATGGCCGACGCCGACCCGGACGTGGTCATCGCCTGCACCGGCGGCGGCAGCAACTTCGCCGGGCTGGCCTTCCCCTACGTCGGCCAGACGCTGCGCGGCGGCCGCCGGCGCCGCATCGTCGCCGTCGAGCCGGCCGCCTGCCCGAGCCTGACTCGCGGCAAGTTCGCCTACGACTTCGGCGACACCGCGCACCTGACGCCGCTGACCAAGATGCACACGCTGGGCAGCACCTTCACGCCGCCGGGCTTCCACGCCGGCGGCCTGCGCTACCACGGCATGGCGCCGCTGGTCAGCCACCTGAAGGAGCTCGGCCTGATCGAGGCCCAGGCGCACACCCAGAACGACTGCTTCGCCGCGGCGGTGCTGTTCGCGCGCTGCGAAGGCATCGTGCCGGCCCCCGAGGCCAGCCACGCGATCCAGGGCGCGGTGGCCGAGGCGCTGCGCTGCAAGGCCGAAGGCAAGGCCGAGACCATCCTCTTCGGCCTGAGCGGCCACGGCCACTTCGACATGGCCGCCTACACCAACTACCTCGGCGGCAAGCTGGTCGACGCCAGCTACGACGAGGCCGAGCTGGCGATGGCGCTGTCGGGGCTGCCGTCGATCCCGGCCTGAGACGCCGGCGCGCAGGCCCGGACGCGCCTCAGGCGTACGCCATCACGGCGAGTTCCGAGAAGGCGCCGGGCCACTGGCGCGCCAGCCGCGTCTCCAGCGTGCGCCCGAGCAGCAGACGGCCGCAGGCGTAAGGGCAGACCTCGACGCGGCTGAAGCCGCATCGCTGCGTCAGCAGCAGCGACAGGCTGCGGAAGCTGAAGTAGTGGAGGTGGCCCTCGTCGTGCAGGTCCACCGGCTGGCCCTCGTAGGTGGTGAGCCCCTCGTTGCCCGACGCGGTGGAGGGGAAGCGGCCGCGCAAGAGCTGCAATCGCCGGGTGTACTTGGCGATGTTGGGGGTATCGAGGTAGAGGAAACCGCCCGGCCGCAGAACCGCCCGCAGGCGCTGCAGCGCCCGCAGCGGATCGATCAGGTGTTCGACGAGCGCGATCATCACCAGGGCGTCGTAGGACTCGCCCTCGGGGTCAACGGCTTCGGCATCGACCAGCAGCGTGCGCACCCGTGGGTCGCGGAGGCGGCGGGCCACGCCTTCGATGCGCGGCGCGCTGATGTCGCCCAGCGTGTAGCCGGTGATCGCCGGGCAGGCGGCGAGCAGCGCGGCGGCCACCGCGCCGTCACCGGCGCCGAGCTCCAGCACGCTGCCTTGCAGGCGGCCGGCGAGGTACTTCAGCGCGGCCTGCTCCCGGTTGACCGGGCTGTCGGTGCGCTCGATGCCGCGGATGGCCGCGGCCGCACGTTCCCCCGCGTACTTGCGTTCGTAGTGGTCCCGAAGCTGCGAATCTGTCATGACCACCCCCTGAGGAGATCGCCGGACGAGCTTATTCGCGCCGTCTTGCGCCGTGCCAATTGCGGCCGTCGCAAACGGTCTTGCGCCTAGGGGGCGAGGAGGTCTGGGCGCCGCCTGCGGCGGCCACCCGGCCAAGCCGGGTGCTCAGCCTTGCAGGCCGCGCCATGCCAGTGGCCTGGCCCTTCGCGAGGCGTGGTCGGTCCACCGGACCGACCACGTCCGCGCTCAGCCTGAAAGCTGAGCCCAGGCTTTGTCCAGGCGCTTGACGCTGACCGGCTGCGGGGTACGCAGCTCCTGGGCGAACAGGCTGACGCGCAGTTCCTCCAGCAGCCAGCGGTACTCGTCCAGGCGCGCGTGCTGCGCGCCCTTCAGCTCGGCGACACGGCGCCAGTAGCGCTGCTCCAGCGGGCGCAGCTCGGCCAGACGCGTGGCGTCGCGGGCCGGGTCGGCGCGCAGCTTGTCCAGGCGCAGCGTCACGGCCTTCAGATAACGCGGGAAGTGGGCCAGCGCCGCCCAGTCGGTGTTCGCCAGGAAACGTCTGGGCACCAGGCGCTGCAGCTGCTGGGCGACGTCGTCGGCGACGTCCTTGGGCGGGCGGCTGTCCTTGAGCTTGCGCGCGGCGACCGCGTACTCGGCCAGCACGACGCCGGCCAGGCGCGCCACTTCCTGGGCGATCAGGTTCAGCCGCGTGCGGCCTTCGTCGACGCGGGCCTTGAAGCTGCGTTCGTCGCTCGGCAGCGGCTCGGCCAGGAAGGCGCGGTCGACGGCGACGTCGATGATCTGCTGGCGCAGCTCCTCGACGGTGCCGCCCATCGCCATGAAGGCGACGCCCATCTTCTGCAGATCGGGGATGTTCTTCTCGAGGTACTTCAGCGGCTCGCGGATCTGCAGCGCGACCAGCCGGCGCAGGCCGACACGGTGCTTGGCGGCGGCGACCTCGGGCTCGTCGAAGACCTCGATCTCGACGTGCGTGCCGCCGTCGACCAGCGCCGGAAAGCCGATCAGCGTCTGCGCGCCCTTGCGGATCTCCATCAGCTCGGGCAGCTCGCCGAAGGTCCAGGCGGTGTGGCGCTGCGCCGCGGCCGGTGCGGGAGGCGCGACGACCTCGGCGGCCACCCCGCGGCCCGGCCCCCTCTCCCGCCCCGCGGGAGAGGGCTGGGGTGAGGGCTGCGGCGCGGGCGCCGCCTTCACCTTCAGCGCCGCCAGCGCCTGGAACGCGCTGCGCGCCTGGCCGCCGAGTTCGGCCTTCAGCCCGGCGAGGTCGCGCCCCATCGCCAGCTGCCGGCCGTGCTCGTCGACGACGCGGAAGTTCATGAACAGGTGCGGCGGCAGCTGTTCGAGCTTGAAGTCGTTGCGCTGCACCGCGAGCTGGGTGCGCTCGCGCACCGCCTTCAGCAGCGCGTCCACCAGCTCGCCCTGGGCGAAGGGCGCGGTGGCGCAGAACTCGGCGGCGAACTCGGGCAGCGGCACCAGGCGCGAGCGCGGGCGCTGGTGCAGGCTCTTGCACAGCGCCAGCACCTTGTCGCGCAGCATGCCGGGCACCAGCCACTGGCAGCGCTCTTCGCTGGCTTGGTTGAGCGCGTAGATCGGCAGCGTGACGGTGAGCCCGTCCTTGGCGTCGCCGGGCTCGTGCAGATAGCTCGCCGCGCAGTCGATGCCGCCCAGGCGCACGGTCTTCGGGAAGGCGTCGGTCGTGATGCCGGCGGCCTCGTGGCGCATCAGCTCGTCGCGCGTCAGCTGCAGCAACTTCGGCTGCTTCTTGACCTCCTCGCGGAACCACTTCTCCAGCGTCGCGCCCGAGCACACCTCGGGCGGCAGCTGCTGGTCGTAGAAGGCGAAGATCAGCTCGTCGTCGACCAGCACGTCCTGGCGCCGCGACTTGTGCTCCAGTTCCTCGACCTGGGCGACGAGCTTGCGGTTGTGCGCCAGGAACGGCAGCCGCGACTCCCAGTCGCCGTTGACCAGCGCCTCGCGGATGAAGATCTCACGTGCCGCCTTGGCGTCGACGCGGCCGTAGTTGACGCGGCGGTTGTTGTAGATGACCAGCCCGTACAGCGTCGCGCGCTCCAGCGCGATGACCTCGGCGGCCTTCTTCTCCCAGTGCGGCTCGAGCAGTTGGGTCTTCAGCAGATGGCCGGCCACCGCCGGGATCCAGCCCGGCTCGATGGCGGCGATGCCGCGGCCGAAGAGCCGCGTCGTCTCCACCAGCTCGGCGGCGACGATCCAGCGCCCGGGCTTCTTGCTCAGGTGCGCGCCCGGGTGGCGCCAGAACTTGATGCCGCGCGCACCCAGGTACCAGTCGTCGTCGTCGGACTTGCAGCCGATGTTGCCCAGCAGGCCGGCGAGCATCGACAGGTGCAGCTGCTCGTAGGTCGCCGGCGCGGTGTTCAGCCGCCAGCCGTGCTCGGCGACGACGGTCAGCAGCTGCGAATGGATGTCGCGCCACTCGCGCACGCGCCGCGGGTTGACGAAGCTCTCGCGCAGGCGCTGCTCCTGCTGCCGGTTGGACAGCTTGTGCGGCGGCGCGGCCTCGGGCGCGGGCCGGCCGGCGCCGCGCTGAGGCGCTTTCGGCGGCGGGCGGTTGGCCTCGGGCGCGGCGGCGTGCACGTGGCCGCGGCCTTCCTCGATCCAGTTCCACAGCTTCAGGTAGCCGACGAACTCGCTCTTCTCGTCGTCGAACTTGCGGTGCTTCTCGTCGGCGGCCTGCTGCTGCTCCAGCGGCCGGTCGCGCACGTCCTGCACCGACAGCGCCGAGGCGATGACCAGCACCTCCGACAGCGCGTGGCGGTCGCGGGCCTCGATGATCATGCGGCCGACGCGCGGGTCCAGCGGCAGCTTGGCGAGTTCGCGGCCGATCTTCGTCAGCTCGCCCTGCTCGTCGATCGCGTCGAGCTCGTCGAGCAGCGCGTAGCCGTCGGCGATGGCCTTCCTCGGCGGCGGCTCCAGGAACGGGAAGTCCTCGACCGTGCCCAGGCGCAGCGCCTTCATGCGCAGGATGACGCCGGCCAGCGACGAACGCAGGATCTCGGGGTCGGTGAAACGCGTGCGCTGGTTGAAGTCGGCCTCGTCGTAGAGGCGGATGCAGACGCCGTTGGCGACACGGCCGCAGCGGCCGGCACGCTGGTTGGCCGCGGCCTGGCTGACCGGCTCGACCTGCAGCTGCTCGACCTTGTTGCGGTAGCTGTAGCGCTTGACGCGCGCCAGCCCCGAGTCGACGACATAGCGGATGCCGGGCACCGTCAGCGAGGTCTCGGCGACGTTGGTCGCGAGCACGATGCGCCGGCCGTTGCCGGCCTCGAAGACGCGGTCCTGCTCGGCCTGCGACAGCCGCGCGAACAGCGGCAGGATCTCCGGCTGCGGCCCGCCGCGCGCGGTGCTGGCCAGGTGCTTGCGCAGGTGGTCGGCGGTCTCGCGGATCTCGCGCTCGCCGGGCAGGAAGACGAGGATGTCGCCCGAGCCGCCACGCCAGAGCTCGTCGACGGCGTCGGCGATCGCGTCGCCCAGGTCCCAGTCCTTCTTCTCCTCGAACGGCCGCCAGCGCTGCTCGACCGGGTACAGCCGGCCCGAGACCATGATCACCGGCGCCGGGCCGGCGGCGGACTCGAAGTGCTTCGCGAAGCGGTCGGCGTCGATCGTCGCCGAGGTGACGACGATCTTCAGGTCGGGCCGGCGCGGCAGCAGCTGGCGCAGGTAGCCGAGCAGGAAATCGATGTTGAGGCTGCGCTCGTGCGCCTCGTCGATGATCAGCGTGTCGTAGGCCTTGAGCAGCGGGTCGGTCTGCGTCTCGGCCAGCAGGATGCCGTCGGTCATCAGCTTGACCGAGGCGCCCGGCTGCAGCCGGTCCTGGAACCGCACCTTGTAGCCGACGACCTCGCCCAGCGGCGAGTTCAGCTCCTCGGCGATGCGCTTGGCGACGCTGGAGGCGGCGATGCGCCGCGGCTGCGTGTGGCCGATCAGGCCGCGGCCGCCGGCGCCCAGGCCGCGGCCCAGCTCCAGCGCGATCTTCGGCAGCTGAGTCGTCTTGCCCGAGCCGGTCTCGCCGCAGACGATGACCACCTGGTGTTCGGAAAGCGCACGCGCGATCTCGTCTCGGCGCGCCGAGACGGGCAGCGATTCGGGATAGGTGATCGGCGGAACCGGGTTGGCCGGCCGCCCGGGGCGAGTGTCGGACACGGGGCGCGGATTATGGCCGCGCCCGCGCCTTCACATCGCTTCGTAGCGGATGACGTTGATCGCCGCGCCGGTCGGGTCGCGCAGCACGGCCATGCGGCCGACGCCGGGAACGTCCATCGCCGGCACCAGCACGCTGCCGCCGAGTTCGAGCGCCTTGGCGATCGTGTCGTCGACCGAGTCGACCGTGACGTAGCCCGCCCAGTGCGGCGGCACTTCCTTCGGCGTGTCGGGCGGGAAGGCCATGACGCCACCGACCGCGGTGCCGTCCGGCGTCTTGGCGACGCGGTAGGTGCCGACCCCGTCGTACTCCTGCTGGTCGAAGCTCCAGCCGAACAGCTCGCCGTAGAACGCGGCGGCGCGCTCGGGATCGGCCGTCAGCAGTTCGTTCCAGCTGAACGCGCCGTGAGTCTTGAAGACGTCCATGCGATCTCCTGTTTCGTGGAGCGCCGATGATGCTGCGGCACAATCGCCCGCGCCATGAGCGTCGTCTTCCCGCACACCTTCGTCCCCTGGTTCAGGGCGGTCGCCCCCTACCTGCATGCCTACCGGGGCAAGACCTTCGTCGTCGCGGTGACCGGGGAGATGATCGCCGCCGGCAAGCTCAATGCCTTCGTGCAGGACCTGTCGATCCTGCACGCGATGGGGCTGAAGATCGTGCTGGTGCACGGCTTCCGGCCGCAGGTCAACGAGCAGCTCGCCGCCAAGGGCCACGTCTCGCGCTTCAGCCACGGCCGCCGCATCACCG is a window encoding:
- the hrpA gene encoding ATP-dependent RNA helicase HrpA, which codes for MSDTRPGRPANPVPPITYPESLPVSARRDEIARALSEHQVVIVCGETGSGKTTQLPKIALELGRGLGAGGRGLIGHTQPRRIAASSVAKRIAEELNSPLGEVVGYKVRFQDRLQPGASVKLMTDGILLAETQTDPLLKAYDTLIIDEAHERSLNIDFLLGYLRQLLPRRPDLKIVVTSATIDADRFAKHFESAAGPAPVIMVSGRLYPVEQRWRPFEEKKDWDLGDAIADAVDELWRGGSGDILVFLPGEREIRETADHLRKHLASTARGGPQPEILPLFARLSQAEQDRVFEAGNGRRIVLATNVAETSLTVPGIRYVVDSGLARVKRYSYRNKVEQLQVEPVSQAAANQRAGRCGRVANGVCIRLYDEADFNQRTRFTDPEILRSSLAGVILRMKALRLGTVEDFPFLEPPPRKAIADGYALLDELDAIDEQGELTKIGRELAKLPLDPRVGRMIIEARDRHALSEVLVIASALSVQDVRDRPLEQQQAADEKHRKFDDEKSEFVGYLKLWNWIEEGRGHVHAAAPEANRPPPKAPQRGAGRPAPEAAPPHKLSNRQQEQRLRESFVNPRRVREWRDIHSQLLTVVAEHGWRLNTAPATYEQLHLSMLAGLLGNIGCKSDDDDWYLGARGIKFWRHPGAHLSKKPGRWIVAAELVETTRLFGRGIAAIEPGWIPAVAGHLLKTQLLEPHWEKKAAEVIALERATLYGLVIYNNRRVNYGRVDAKAAREIFIREALVNGDWESRLPFLAHNRKLVAQVEELEHKSRRQDVLVDDELIFAFYDQQLPPEVCSGATLEKWFREEVKKQPKLLQLTRDELMRHEAAGITTDAFPKTVRLGGIDCAASYLHEPGDAKDGLTVTLPIYALNQASEERCQWLVPGMLRDKVLALCKSLHQRPRSRLVPLPEFAAEFCATAPFAQGELVDALLKAVRERTQLAVQRNDFKLEQLPPHLFMNFRVVDEHGRQLAMGRDLAGLKAELGGQARSAFQALAALKVKAAPAPQPSPQPSPAGRERGPGRGVAAEVVAPPAPAAAQRHTAWTFGELPELMEIRKGAQTLIGFPALVDGGTHVEIEVFDEPEVAAAKHRVGLRRLVALQIREPLKYLEKNIPDLQKMGVAFMAMGGTVEELRQQIIDVAVDRAFLAEPLPSDERSFKARVDEGRTRLNLIAQEVARLAGVVLAEYAVAARKLKDSRPPKDVADDVAQQLQRLVPRRFLANTDWAALAHFPRYLKAVTLRLDKLRADPARDATRLAELRPLEQRYWRRVAELKGAQHARLDEYRWLLEELRVSLFAQELRTPQPVSVKRLDKAWAQLSG
- a CDS encoding VOC family protein; its protein translation is MDVFKTHGAFSWNELLTADPERAAAFYGELFGWSFDQQEYDGVGTYRVAKTPDGTAVGGVMAFPPDTPKEVPPHWAGYVTVDSVDDTIAKALELGGSVLVPAMDVPGVGRMAVLRDPTGAAINVIRYEAM